The Geobacillus genomosp. 3 genome segment TCCTCCACTTTTTAGCTCGCCAATTTTCACTGGTTCCAAATGCTCGCTCCACGCCTTCATGCCGCCTTCGATCGAATAAACATCCGTATAGCCCGCCGCTTCCAACTGTTCGGCCACAAACTCCGACGAACCGCCCTTCGCGCAAACGGCATAAATCGTTTTGCTTTTATCTTTTGGCAAACGGTCCAAATATGGTTCAATGCCATCCAACACTTCAAAATACGGAATATTGACAACTTCGACTCCTTTTCCTTCAATGCGCCAATCAGCAAAGTCTTCAGCGTTGCGGGCGTCCACGATAAATAGCTTTTCGCCGCGCATGATTTTATTGGCGATCTCTTTTACCGAAATCGTTTTCGCCAACAATATCCCTCCTGACCCCATGGTTTCGTCAATGGTCCGTTATTCTCAGCGATGATTCGCTTGATTCCACAATGCCATAATGGCCTCCGGATCATACCCGAGCACCCAGCGGCCGTTCACCTCGATTTGCGGCACGCCCATTTGTCCGGTCGTTTCCACCAGTCTCCGCGCCGCTTCCGGATCGAGCTCGACATTCACTTCCTTAAACGGAATCCCTTGCGCGCGCAAAAAGTTTTTCGCCATCACACAATACGGGCATGTCGTTGTTGTATAAACAGTGACTTGTGCCATATTTTCCTCCCCCTCCTTAATTAGAAGGCCAATGTAATATCGGCGTCTTTCGCAAACTGCAGGAACGTCGCCGCCCCCGCCACCTCAATGCCATCGACGAATTGGTTTTTGTCAAGCCCCATAACATCCATCGTCATTTGGCAAGCGATCAGCTTCACCCCCATCTCCTGCGCCATTTGAAGCAATTCGGCAATCGATGGAATGTTCGCTTTTTGGAACCCTTGTTGAAAATGTTCTTTCCCTTCTGGAATCGGCAATTGTTTGTGCGCTTCTTTATGGATGAGATTCAACCCTTCAAACGTGAAAAACACGCCGACTTCTGCGTCTGCCGCCGCAGCGGCTGTCGCGATGTTGAACACTTTGTACGCATCAAACAATCCCCCGTTTGCTGCAATGATGGCCACTTTCATACGCGTAACCTCCTTATGTTTTTCGTTCATTATGTTTTATTGTCTGCCTCAAATTTATACACATATACACGTTTCGCCATATACATATACGTGTATGTGTATATCACGTAAATAATATTATCGAATTGTTTACCTTTTGTCAACAGAGAAATACGCATCCAATTCTTAAAAAAGAGAAAAAGCAGCAAAACAAAGGCTGCTTTTAAATGCAACATCAAACATAAGTTCACCCCCTTTATCCGGGATCCATACCGAGGACCTACCTATAACTATTTTACTTCTGCGTATTATAAGGAAACTTCCGCCTGCCTTCTGCTCCGAGTTATTAGCAAAAAACAGCTTTCGTCCAATCTTCTCATCAAAACCATTTTCCATCTTTAACATTATACCTTTCTCACGGTAAAAAATTTCCTTAAAAGCCATGGTCCTGGCGCAAACCCTAGCGCCAACTCCCATGCACCGACGCCTGCGATCTGAAATTGGCGGGCCAATTTCATTTTCTGTCCCATGCTTCTGACATCTTCAAACCATACCTCATGAATGTTGCCAAGTTCATCCGTATATCGAAAAAACGGCGATTCATATTGAAACGAATATTGAATCGGTGATTGGTAACGCATGGCGGTTGAAACCGCCTTTTGGTTGGAGAGAGCATCCGCCGACGTCCCGGGTTGGTATGGAATGATCCAATCGTATCCATATAACGGGAGTCCAAGCAAGATTTTTTTTCGAGGTACACGCTCGACGGCAAACTGAAGGGTCGATCTCACCTCACCAATTGGCGCAACGGGGCCAGGTTCACTTGTTAAATGATGCCAATCGTACGCCATAAGAAACATATAGTCGACGACAGCGCCAATGCCGCCATAATCGTACCCTCTTAGCCAAGGGATCTCCTCGCTCGTTTTCGCCGGAACGGCGATCGTCAAAACATATCCAGCCGGTCTTAACCGATCGCGCAGCTGGCGCAAAAATCCAGTAAACAAATCACGATCCTCACCGCGAACTTGTTCGAAATCGATATTGACGCCACCATAGCCTTTTCGTGATACTAAATAAAAGATGTTCTCAACCAAATTCGCCCTTGCTTCCGGATTGTTCAAAACTTGGCTCGCCAGTCTCGTACTAAATCCTTCCGATGTTAGGTTCGTCACGACCGCAATGGGTGTCACACGGTTTTGCCACGCTGTTTCAATCGCTGCAGCGTCATTCCGCATCGTAATAATATCGCCATTAGGCGCAAAGCGATATTCGAACAAGGCAATGTACGATGAATACGGAGCAAAATCCCGCACGAGCGCCCGATCTATGTCCGGTTCGCGGAGAGTGTAATACGCTAACGTTATGGCTTGATACCAGGAAATATCAGGAATATAAATTTTCATCCCTGGAAGCATTCTGTACGGATCCACCGTTGGATTGGCAACCCGCAACTGTTCGAGCGTCACAAACGCTTTCCGTGCAATGGCGCTTAACGTGTCTCCTGGCTGCACTGTATACGTATAGCTGGGAACAAGCAATGCCTGACCCGGAACAATATTCGTTTCAACTAAGCCGTTGACAAGACGGAGACGTTCCAACGGATAATCGTATCGCCTGCTGATGGAAAAAAGCGTATCGCCAGGCTGAACAGTATGGATAAACACCATCATCCCCCCATTGAATCACCAAAGATTCGGCACCAATACGATAAATATATATGTTTATGACCCGCAGATGCATCTTGTCTTGCCATCTTCTGCCCCATATATGTACATCGCCCCCATCATGGCACGTATAATGTCGTCGAATCATTTTTCCTTTTCATCAGATACTGCCCCCTTCTCTCTCCATCAAGCAAGTGAGGCCGTCTTATATCGCGAATCCCTTCTTGTATGTAATCGCCAATACATCCTGAGCATCAACTTGACTGAGCGAACGACGACAGTCAATGGCTGTTCTTTTATTTTTACTTGTGCGCTACTCTTACTCCGAAAACAGGGCAAAACAAAAAGCGGCAAACAAGCCGCTGTTACAGCAAGGTGAAAAAATAATATCCAAACAATCCAGTGATCAACAACAATAGAGAAGCTAAAAACCAAATTAACGGGCGCGACGGCCGGAACGTTTGTTCATTAATTTGTCTCGTCTTTATGACATAACTAACGGTGGAAAACACAATCGTGCAGACGGAAATGACCACCGCCAACGCTCCGATGAGCTGAACGAGAAATGTCGACAATGCGCTGGATGTTGTTTTTTCATGCAAGTTGATCACCAAGAAGGCAATCCCAATTACAGCGATCGAGGTGCGAATCCAAGCGAGAAACGTCCGTTCGTTCGCCAAGTGCTGCTGAATATATTTGGAGTCTTCTGTCGGTTGCTGTTTTGTCTCTTTCATCCATTATTTCCCCTTTTCTCAACTACTAACTTGCTTATTGGATCGATTCCATTTGGTCCACCATCCAATCATAACTCATCGGTCCGATCATTTTTTTTCGTATAATCCCTTTCGAATCAAGGAGATAACTTGTCGGAATCGCTTGAGCCTGATATTGGCGAGATACCTCTCCTTTTTCATCAAGAACGACCGTAAACAAAATGCGCCCCTAAATAAATCACTATCATCGAATTCATCAACAAACGCATCGAAACATTTCGGCCATAGGCACGAAATATAATCACGATGGCAGCCGCCACTGCTCCAAGCATCACCCCCCGATCCCCGCCTGGCAAATACAACACCCCAAGCGGATTATGCCATAACGACGAAGGAGCCATTACTACCGGGCTGATTTTCCAAACAACTACGTAAACGAACACGCCGTCTATTAACAATTGTTGTATGCATCTCCGCTGTTCGCTTGAACCCGTCCAGACAACACGCCAAAACAAATACCCCCCAGCGACCGCAGCCAGCCAAGTGAGCCAGCTCGTGCGAATAAGCAAAGGCCCCACAGCAATGACATCATTCATGTTCTGCACTCCCAACGTTGGATGCTCTCTAACTGAAAAAAAAATTCCACTTCATTCCTCTTCAAATAAATTTTATACAAATACCCCTATAGGTATGTTAAACCGTGAGCTAGACGTTGTCAACTCGTGGTGCTATATACCATGCAACATGAAGAGTTAACCTCTCCGTTATCCTGCACACCCTAAGCGCTGCAGCACTTCCTCCAAAGACCCTGCTCAATCTGCAAGCTGAGCCATGAGGGGGGAGTTAGTTGCAGGATAAGGCAAATGTTAACTTTTCAATGAGCATGTATATAACTTAATTACATTGTATATATTCCTAGATCATATACCCATAGGGGGATTCCCCTGATCTTTTTGTTGCAAAAATCATGGGAAATTTATAAATCCGCCAGTATACTAAAAACGCCTTGCCGCTTTGGGCAAGGCGTCCTATTCATGACTGTTTGACGGCGGCGTACAACCGGTAGCCGCCATCAACATTTTTCGCTTGAAATCCGTGTGACCGTAAAATTCTTACGGCAATATACCCACGCAACCCTGCTTGGCATATTACATAAATCGTCTTTCCTTGCGGGAGTTCTTGCAGGCGTTCACGCAATTCGTCCAATGGAATGTGAATCGAACGGTGGATCATGCCACGCGCCGTTTCTTCCGCCGTGCGGACATCAATCAATATACCGCCTTCCTCCACAATCTTATCTATTTCATGCCACTGCACCGTCTCGACAAGTCCGTCCATCATATTCGAAGCGACATACCCTGCCATATTGACCGGATCCTTCGCCGAAGAAAACGGCGGGGCATACGCTAATTCCAAATCCGGTATATCCCGAACCGTTAATCCCCCTTTAATTGCGGTGGCAATGACATCGATCCGCTTGTCAGCCCCCTCTTTCCCGACCACCTGCGCACCATAAATGCGGCCAGTCTCGCGGTCGAAAATCAGTTTGAATGTCATCGTCTCGGCGTTTGGATAATAACCGGCGTGGCTAGGCGGATGGATATGCACAACTTCATATGGAATATGAAGCGACCGCAGCGTTTTTTCGTTAAGCCCCGTCGCCGCAACCGCCAATTCAAATACTTTGGCAATCGATGTTCCCAACGTTCCACTGTACTTCACGTCATAGCCATGAATGTGGTCGGCGACAAGCCGCCCTTGCCGGTTGGCTGGCCAGGCGAGCGGCACAAACGTTTCAAAGCCGCGAATATAATGTCTCACTTCCACCGCATCCCCAATAGCGTAAATCGACGGGTCGGACGTCTGCAAATATTCATTCACTTTGATCGCACCGCGAACCCCTAATTCCAATCCCGCTTCCTTCGCCAGTCGATTCTCCGGCTCGACACCGATGGCCAAAATAATCATATCTGTTTCAATCACATGCCCGTTTGTCAAGACGACACGGCGGCCACGCGCTTCCAATGCCTGAACCCCATTTCCCAGCAAAAGCTCCACCCCATGCTCCCTCATGTGGCCATGAACAATGGCCGCCATTTCATAATCAATCGGCGCCATTACTTGATTGGCCCGCTCGACCAACGTCACATGGATGCCGCGATGTGTCAAATTTTCAGCCATTTCCACCCCAATAAACCCGCCGCCGACCACGACAGCGCGCCGCGGTTTTTGTTCGTCAATATACGCTTTGATGCGGTCTGTATCCGGCACCGTACGCAATGTAAACAACGCTTCCGCCTCTTCGATCCCTGGAATCGGCGGCACAATGGGCTTTGCTCCCGGCGATAAAATGAGAATATCGTATGTTTCTTCGTACTCTTCCCCTGTCTTTACATTCCGGACAGAAACAGTCTTGCGGTCGCGATGAATGGCAGTCACTTCGTTCAACGGACGGATATCAAGCCGAAACCGTTTTGACATCCCTTCCGCAGTTTGCACAAGAAGCTTGTTTCGCTCCTCAATCACTCCCCCGATATAATACGGCAACCCGCAGTTGGCAAACGAAATATATTCACCGCGCTCAAACAAAACAATGTGATCCTCTTCGTTTAGCCGACGAAGACGCGCAGCCGCCGTCGCTCCCCCTGCCACTCCGCCGACAATGACGATTTTTCTCATCTTCATCATCCTCCCTAAATAATGATGCAATTTCCCCCATCCTCGTACATAGGCGAGTTGGGGAAACACCCTTATAAAACATATACCCCTATATGTATAATAAAACCCATGGGGATGGAATGCAGTGATATTGATCACATTTTCCATCTTCCTAAAAAATGCTATTGACGCCGCAACCATAGAATCGCGGCGCCGATCCGATCGATTCAATCCTTCATTGTCGGTGCAAAGCCAACAGCTGCAACACCGTCTGCTCTTTCGATCCACAGGCTGCGGTCTCAATTCGATGGACGATAGCCCCATTTTTCATAAATACAATGACATCGCCGACATCTGCCGCCACATCCATCATATGTGTCGAAAAAATAACGATCGTCCCCTCGTTTTTTCTCTGTTTCAATATATCGATAAACCGATCAACCCAAAACGGATCGAGACCGTTTGTCGGCTCATCAAGCAGCAATAATGACGGATTTCCTAATAACGCTTGGCCGAACAACAACCGTTGCCGCATTCCTTTTGATAAATGCTTGATCCATTCCATTTTTTGCGCTTCCAATCCTATGTCATGAAGCGTTTCTTCCACCTGTTCTCGCGTGACTTTTCGCAATGATGCATAAAACGAAAGAAATTCCCAAACGGTCACCATGGGCGGCACATGGAACTCATCCGGCATGTATCCGATGCGCGAAATGTATTGCTTTCGATTCATCCGCAAGGAAACACCGTGAAGTGTGACCGTTCCATCTGTCGGCGGCAAAATGCCTGCTAAAATTGAAAGAAGCGTGCTTTTCCCCGCTCCGTTTCCCCCGCATAAAACGATGCACTCCCCTTGATTCGCCTGAAAGGAAAGTGAAGACAACGCGGTTTTCTTCTTATACATTTTTGATACTTCCCTCACATCGAGTCCAATCATTGTTGTTTCCTCCTTGTTAACTTCCACGTTGCCATGAACCATAACACACATAGATAGCCAATAATATATACGATCAATATAAGCCCAAACCTTTTTTGCCATAAATGGATCAAGTGATCATAAGCTTGTCCGAAAATGGCGCTCCCCCCCAATTTGACCACAAACGCTACGCGCAATATCTCAGCCGGATTAAGAAGCGTCGCCGCTTGCAACAAAGGGACAACGAGCGGATAGGGAACGATGTTAAGCACAGCGATTAAAAACGTTGGCCAAATCAAAATGAACAAAAACCATACTCCGACCGATACGGTCAACGCTTGCCATCGAGTCGATGTAAACGCACCGACAGCCAGGCCAAACATCAGAAACAAGGCAATTAGGAATAATGAAAAATTATAGAGTGCAATCACCCATTCCACTGGCAATGAGATCCTAAAAAAAGAACTTAGTGCCACACTTAAACCAAAACTCAACGTAAACAAAGTCGTCTGCCCTAACCATTGTCCAAACCATTTTCCGGCCACATACATGGCCTGTGACAACGGGTACGTACATAACAGACGCCATTGTCCATTTTCCATCTCTCCTGCGATCGCAAACGAACCGGAAATGAGCATAAACAGCGGCAAAAGATATAAGAGAATGCTCGCAATCGTTCCTGTAACATTCGTATATCCAGCAAAATCAGCATCGTTCCTGGCGATCAAAAACAACATCGACAATATAACAACCCATAACAAGACGAACGAATAGGAGAAATATTGGCGCATCACCATCCGCCATTCCATCCGTCCGATATTCCACATCCTTCTCTATCCTTTCATCAATGTTTGGCCATCCATCCGTGAAACAACTAAATCCAAACAATTTGATCCCACAACAAAATAGCTCTTTCAATCGACAGACAGGTAGACAAAAAGGCAACTAGCGGTCAGTTGCCCATATGGTCCCCCTTTTGCTTCTCCATTTTCATATGTTCTTTTTTCATTTCCATCATCATCTCTTTATTTCGTTCCCACGTATGGCGATCCAGTTCGCTATACGTCAAAACCGTTCCACCATGTTGTTCGACAAATTTTTTTGCCTTATCTTCATCGTTAAAGGAGATCACATTGTATGCCATAGGGGTGTGAATCGTTTGATCGTATACATATGTCGCTTTCCTCGCCTCCATCCAATCATTCGTTTCATAATCGCGAACAAACGTGGCTTCGACTGTTTCGCTTTCATGTTCTTTCATCCATCGATACATGCACCCTATGTCATCGAACTTCAGCACTCTTCCATTTTTCAACACAAGTTCTGTCGCAAATTGGTTATTTCCTACCGCCATATGACAAACAGCACATTTATCATTTTTTTCATCAATCGCTACTGGTTCAACCTTTTGACTGCAACCAGTTATGACGACAACCATAAGCACAAAAATCGCCAACCACATTTCTTTTGCTTTCATGACCGTTTCCTCCCTATTATGAATCCACTAAAGCTGCCAGTGATCATCACAGCACTCATCACATACAACAAGCTTGCCGGCCGGGAAGGACGATCCTTCCTTGCTGTCGGTTGCTCGATGAGCGGAGCGTCATCCGTCAACACTTGTTCATCAGAACTGCGCAACAACTTTTGCAAGACAATCATACCTGGTGACTGAAAAAACAATTGGTATTCCGGCACATCGATGGTAAGCGCTAGGAAAAACGGGTCGACTCGATACGGGAGGGCGCTGACTCCCGTGCCCGTTACATCTAACTTAGCCGCTGCATCCCAATAGTTACGGGCGATAGTATTGTCACGACTGCGAATGGCTTGTGCGTCATAGACATTGCCAATGAACGAATTGTCCGAAACACGATTGTTCGACGATTCGTTCCACTGCATGCCGATAAAATTGTGAGAAACATCATTCTCAATGAATTCGTTATGGCGCGCTTGCTCCACATAAATCCCGACTCGATTAGCCGCGATTCGGTTCTTTCGTATGATCGTTTCCGCCGCATCGTATAACAAAAGGCCTTGAGAGTGGACATTTCTCTCGTTTTGCACGAACGAATTTTGTTCAATGATTGTTTGTTCCGTCCCCATCACCATCGCTCCGGCGATATTTTTTTCGGAAATGTTGTTTCGCAGCGCAATGCCATTCGAAAACATGACATGAATGCCATAGCGGGCATTATAAATGTGATTGTCGCCTAATACGTTGTTATGGCTGTTTTCCATGTAAATGCCGTCTTTTACCTGATCGATTTCCGCATAACGGATCACGTTTTGCGTTGATTTCCATAGATCAATGCCGTTGCCGCTTTTCTTGCCTTGAACAGTGCAGTGGACAATGGTTGTATGATGCGCATGATCAAGCTTGATGCCTTGCTGATTTGTCAATACGCGCACACCGTCGATCGTATGGTCATGTCCGGTTACGTAAATCGCCGGCATATCAGGCACATCGCCACATTGCACCACACGAATATTTTTGAGCACAACATGCTGGCCGTATATCGCAACGACAGGAGACTTGCGGCACGAACGAATCGTCACCTCCCCAATCCCTTCCAACGTAAGTGGTTTCGATAATATGACCTCTTCATCATAGACGCCGCTTGATAGCCTCACCACTCCATACTCCGGCGCTTCATCGATGCGGGCTTGAACGGTTTCTTCCGCACGCGCCGACAACGGAAAGACAAGAAACAACAATAGAACAAGCGGCCAATGATCTGCATATCTCCTCATCGACTCACCCCCTTCTTGTGATACAATATCAAATAATGATGTGAACTTTTTGAAAACCGTTTGTCAATTTCTCAACATTCACGTCCCTTTTCCTAACGAAAAACATTTTTTATTGGCGCCGCAACTATAGAATCGCGGCGCCGATCCGACGTTTTCTGATCGAGGAAACACACTCTTGCTTTCCAATTACTCTCCCCCGCTCTCCTTAATTGTTGAAGGAGGTTGGATGTATAATGATTATTTAGAACATAGTTTTGTTATAACAAATTATAGCCTCAATCCCCCTCGCTGACACAACAAGGCCGAAGCGTGAAACGTCCGGCAGCGCGCCGCTTTCTTGCCGATCCCGCCCCGCCCCATGGTGAAGAGGCTCTTCTAAGCATAATACAAGTGTAAAGGCGATCATCCCTCTCATCATACCGTGTCCGAAACTATGTTCCACCGATGCTTGCTGAACAGCCTGTTAAGCAACAAACAGGAGCGTCTTTCCCCGTAGATCCTGTCTTTCGTCAGGCACAAAAAAAAGGAAGATGTTCTCCATCTTCCTCAGCCAATCGGCGCTAGTCATTCAGCCCGTAATACGCACAGACGACACACCCGACAGCCTTCGCCGCAACGAGCAGCGCGTCTTCATCGATATCAAATTTCGGATGGTGGTTGAAATACGGTTGTTCCACACCTTTCGGGGTGCAACCGATATAAAAATAACAACCAGGGATTTTCTCCAAGTAGTACGCAAAATCATCTGACGGCGACATCATCGGATATTCGACGACTTCCCGAATATCGGGGTCGTTCGCCCGCATCAGGCTCTCTTTCACAAACGCCGTCACTTCCGGATCGTTGTATAGCGGCGGATAATCCGGAGTGAACGTCAACTCGCACGCCACGCCAAACTCCGTTTCAATCCCGTCCGCAATCCGGCGCAGCTCCGTTTCGATGACTTGCTTTGTTTCATTGGACATATAGCGGATATCCCCTTCTAACGTCACACGGTCCCGAATGACGTTAAACGTCCCCTTTCCGTCAAAAGAACCGATCGTGATGACGCCCATATCAAACGGATTCAAGCGGCGGCTGACAATCGTTTGGGCCGCCGTGACAAAATGCGCCCCCGCCACAATCGCATCGTTCGCCTTATGGGGAGAAGAGCCATGGCCGCCGCGTCCTTGAATCTCCACCTTCAAATACGCTCGGCCCGCCATCGAATAGCCGCTATGATACCCGACCACCCCTGCGGGATGCATAGGAAGCAAGTGTATGCCAAAAATATGGTCAACATCATCCAGCACCCCGGATTCGACAATGCTTTTCGCCCCGCCCGGCGGCACCTCTTCGGCATGTTGGTGGATGATTTTAATCGTCCCGGGAATTTCCTCTTTTAATTGAATCAAGCAATCAGCCAACACTAACAAATACGCCGTATGCCCATCATGAGCACACGCGTGCATTACACCTTCGTTTTTCGATTGAAACGGCAGGCCGGTCTCTTCGACAATCGGAAGGGCATCGAAATCAGCGCGCAAGGCGATCGTTTTGCCCGGTTTTCCGCCCTTGATGGTGACGACAATCCCATAGCCGTTGCCGACATTCGACTGAACGGCCACGTCTTTGCCTTTATAAAAATCCAATATGTACTGCGCCGTTTGTTGTTCTTGAAAAGATAGTTCAGGATGTTCATGCAAGTGGCGGCGAATGCGAATCATTTCTTCTTTCCGTTCTTTAAGCATCGCCATGAGTGTTTGCTTCATTGTTGATCACCTCACATCTCATTCCATACCCTAAAATCCGCAGGCAAACGGACGCTTCCCCGATTCCACAACGGGCGGCTCTTCACCCCGGCATTTGCACAACGACAAAAGCGGGGATTGCCTACCGCTTGCCCTCACACCATTTCTTTTTCACTACCCGCTATATTTCCCCCTTCCGCTTTGTTCTTATGTAACGAAACAACCGCGGCCTCCTCCCCCCTTTGGTCATCGCCATCCGCCCACGGTCCACACAAGAAAGGGTGGCCCTTACTAATAGCCTATCATACCATTCAAATGTCGAACAAGATTGCCGCATCCGGCCTGGGCGAGGGATCCCTGGCGAAACACAGCGG includes the following:
- a CDS encoding ABC transporter ATP-binding protein, which encodes MIGLDVREVSKMYKKKTALSSLSFQANQGECIVLCGGNGAGKSTLLSILAGILPPTDGTVTLHGVSLRMNRKQYISRIGYMPDEFHVPPMVTVWEFLSFYASLRKVTREQVEETLHDIGLEAQKMEWIKHLSKGMRQRLLFGQALLGNPSLLLLDEPTNGLDPFWVDRFIDILKQRKNEGTIVIFSTHMMDVAADVGDVIVFMKNGAIVHRIETAACGSKEQTVLQLLALHRQ
- a CDS encoding glycoside hydrolase family 18 protein gives rise to the protein MFIHTVQPGDTLFSISRRYDYPLERLRLVNGLVETNIVPGQALLVPSYTYTVQPGDTLSAIARKAFVTLEQLRVANPTVDPYRMLPGMKIYIPDISWYQAITLAYYTLREPDIDRALVRDFAPYSSYIALFEYRFAPNGDIITMRNDAAAIETAWQNRVTPIAVVTNLTSEGFSTRLASQVLNNPEARANLVENIFYLVSRKGYGGVNIDFEQVRGEDRDLFTGFLRQLRDRLRPAGYVLTIAVPAKTSEEIPWLRGYDYGGIGAVVDYMFLMAYDWHHLTSEPGPVAPIGEVRSTLQFAVERVPRKKILLGLPLYGYDWIIPYQPGTSADALSNQKAVSTAMRYQSPIQYSFQYESPFFRYTDELGNIHEVWFEDVRSMGQKMKLARQFQIAGVGAWELALGFAPGPWLLRKFFTVRKV
- a CDS encoding nitrous oxide reductase accessory protein NosL; translated protein: MKAKEMWLAIFVLMVVVITGCSQKVEPVAIDEKNDKCAVCHMAVGNNQFATELVLKNGRVLKFDDIGCMYRWMKEHESETVEATFVRDYETNDWMEARKATYVYDQTIHTPMAYNVISFNDEDKAKKFVEQHGGTVLTYSELDRHTWERNKEMMMEMKKEHMKMEKQKGDHMGN
- a CDS encoding ABC transporter permease: MEWRMVMRQYFSYSFVLLWVVILSMLFLIARNDADFAGYTNVTGTIASILLYLLPLFMLISGSFAIAGEMENGQWRLLCTYPLSQAMYVAGKWFGQWLGQTTLFTLSFGLSVALSSFFRISLPVEWVIALYNFSLFLIALFLMFGLAVGAFTSTRWQALTVSVGVWFLFILIWPTFLIAVLNIVPYPLVVPLLQAATLLNPAEILRVAFVVKLGGSAIFGQAYDHLIHLWQKRFGLILIVYIIGYLCVLWFMATWKLTRRKQQ
- a CDS encoding YidH family protein; translation: MKETKQQPTEDSKYIQQHLANERTFLAWIRTSIAVIGIAFLVINLHEKTTSSALSTFLVQLIGALAVVISVCTIVFSTVSYVIKTRQINEQTFRPSRPLIWFLASLLLLITGLFGYYFFTLL
- the cdr gene encoding CoA-disulfide reductase gives rise to the protein MRKIVIVGGVAGGATAAARLRRLNEEDHIVLFERGEYISFANCGLPYYIGGVIEERNKLLVQTAEGMSKRFRLDIRPLNEVTAIHRDRKTVSVRNVKTGEEYEETYDILILSPGAKPIVPPIPGIEEAEALFTLRTVPDTDRIKAYIDEQKPRRAVVVGGGFIGVEMAENLTHRGIHVTLVERANQVMAPIDYEMAAIVHGHMREHGVELLLGNGVQALEARGRRVVLTNGHVIETDMIILAIGVEPENRLAKEAGLELGVRGAIKVNEYLQTSDPSIYAIGDAVEVRHYIRGFETFVPLAWPANRQGRLVADHIHGYDVKYSGTLGTSIAKVFELAVAATGLNEKTLRSLHIPYEVVHIHPPSHAGYYPNAETMTFKLIFDRETGRIYGAQVVGKEGADKRIDVIATAIKGGLTVRDIPDLELAYAPPFSSAKDPVNMAGYVASNMMDGLVETVQWHEIDKIVEEGGILIDVRTAEETARGMIHRSIHIPLDELRERLQELPQGKTIYVICQAGLRGYIAVRILRSHGFQAKNVDGGYRLYAAVKQS
- a CDS encoding glutaredoxin family protein; the encoded protein is MAQVTVYTTTTCPYCVMAKNFLRAQGIPFKEVNVELDPEAARRLVETTGQMGVPQIEVNGRWVLGYDPEAIMALWNQANHR
- a CDS encoding right-handed parallel beta-helix repeat-containing protein produces the protein MRRYADHWPLVLLLFLVFPLSARAEETVQARIDEAPEYGVVRLSSGVYDEEVILSKPLTLEGIGEVTIRSCRKSPVVAIYGQHVVLKNIRVVQCGDVPDMPAIYVTGHDHTIDGVRVLTNQQGIKLDHAHHTTIVHCTVQGKKSGNGIDLWKSTQNVIRYAEIDQVKDGIYMENSHNNVLGDNHIYNARYGIHVMFSNGIALRNNISEKNIAGAMVMGTEQTIIEQNSFVQNERNVHSQGLLLYDAAETIIRKNRIAANRVGIYVEQARHNEFIENDVSHNFIGMQWNESSNNRVSDNSFIGNVYDAQAIRSRDNTIARNYWDAAAKLDVTGTGVSALPYRVDPFFLALTIDVPEYQLFFQSPGMIVLQKLLRSSDEQVLTDDAPLIEQPTARKDRPSRPASLLYVMSAVMITGSFSGFIIGRKRS
- a CDS encoding DsrE/DsrF/DrsH-like family protein translates to MKVAIIAANGGLFDAYKVFNIATAAAAADAEVGVFFTFEGLNLIHKEAHKQLPIPEGKEHFQQGFQKANIPSIAELLQMAQEMGVKLIACQMTMDVMGLDKNQFVDGIEVAGAATFLQFAKDADITLAF
- a CDS encoding M20 family metallopeptidase translates to MKQTLMAMLKERKEEMIRIRRHLHEHPELSFQEQQTAQYILDFYKGKDVAVQSNVGNGYGIVVTIKGGKPGKTIALRADFDALPIVEETGLPFQSKNEGVMHACAHDGHTAYLLVLADCLIQLKEEIPGTIKIIHQHAEEVPPGGAKSIVESGVLDDVDHIFGIHLLPMHPAGVVGYHSGYSMAGRAYLKVEIQGRGGHGSSPHKANDAIVAGAHFVTAAQTIVSRRLNPFDMGVITIGSFDGKGTFNVIRDRVTLEGDIRYMSNETKQVIETELRRIADGIETEFGVACELTFTPDYPPLYNDPEVTAFVKESLMRANDPDIREVVEYPMMSPSDDFAYYLEKIPGCYFYIGCTPKGVEQPYFNHHPKFDIDEDALLVAAKAVGCVVCAYYGLND